The Hordeum vulgare subsp. vulgare chromosome 7H, MorexV3_pseudomolecules_assembly, whole genome shotgun sequence DNA window ccaactagcccatcacaaattaccacaagccgcatagaaatcctcaatcacgaagctcgcgatctcgtcggattccctagtggaaaacctcaactctgagattacccaaagcatcaccggaatcccgatgcacaagatatctcatcaaaggtaaaactaatccagcaaggccgcccgacgtgtcgacgatcccgataggagtcgcgtacctcgttctcaggacatgacggataggttacactaggagaaaccaaacctcgggttgccccacggtggcctcgtagtctgccaatttggaccaacactcatgaggagcactcgcccgggggttgattaaattatcctctggttaattactccctatgcagttcattagtgattaggcaaatgtagtaccaaagttgggccttgccaaaccagctttaatctaaaacgaattatcaagggggtccccataacaaccccgatcgtgttaggagcgctcatttatggaacataacaccggtagccgaaactaagggggcaaaggtggaacaaaacaccaggctagaaaggccgagccttccaccttttaccaagtatataggcccattaaattaaatagcattaatatggtgataagacaaggaacccatgttatcacatggaagcatctgcacctgcaactagcaaaactaacaacaaggttaagcaagcaataacatagccaatcagtggtttgctaggtcgaacaggttgaaggttatcatggcattgttgagaggctgatatttaacatgtggtaggcaacgagacataatcgatcgaAACGATAAAACTTGcagggcaatgatagtaatggtatctggggaaatggtcatcttgcctgagatcccgcttggaagaagaatgactccgtgaagtcggcgaaccaacgtagtcgaacgggtcctcacattcgaacacgcttgcggaactctatcgaaacgGAGCAAAcctgaaacaaacatcaacacaaatattcaccacacgatgcacaacatgatgcactacctaatatgatgcatgatcagttcaacgatgcaagggatggcatggcaattcacctcaagcaaactctacacattaagtgaagctcgatatgcaacgggttgcatatcgacgaaactccacgattgattatttaattcactcccgattatttaacatgcaatattaaatgttgttaacatggcaaggggtgaggcggtggtcctacatggcatcctagtcggttaacacgcggagcatagaacggagctacgacacaagaggcatgcaacacacgatatcatgccatgaatgcgtcatgcatgcgagttcaaacaacacggcaagaagagaaagaaacaagtgtcgccacggcgagtgagagggaaccatggcggcaagacggaaacgatgccacaacaacgttcctatcccgataactcatcaagatatcggtgccacgatctggaagcgtgtgcgggaacgttaaataaatatggggtgatcccgtatctcgggttcccatgtgtcggggcacaacaaaagtGAGACAACGTGCTACgacaacatacggtgcaacacacgatacaactcatacatcacattcattcgttacacgacacgtcttatcggtataccttcgacgcgtgcgattcgaagcagatcggttcgtagcggacgtcgtggaagtcgtggtcgtcgtggaagtagtcgtacacggtctcgccgtcgtggttcacggtattcggcgacggtagtcgaactcgttccgggggtcgtcgaggacgtcgtggtactcgccgatcttgtcggttccatgaaggaggggatggtgcacgcggcgacggcaaacAGCGACAGTGGTAACACAAGTACAACATCTACAGCAAGGCAAAGCGGCAAGCAACAGCATCTATAGCAGCAGCATAACAGGCACCTCAGGCAACAGTAGAGCAGCACCATCGGTACAAACAACAGCAAAACGCCGGCAGGCGAGCTCGGCACACGCAGCGGCGACTACAGGCAGCAGGAACAAGAGCAAGCAGCAACGCACTAAGCAcggcaagcaagcaacctagcagtctagcagcagtaacagcaacCTACAGGCAACCAGAGCAGCAGCTATACGACACAACAACCAACAACACTAGCAGCAACTAGCGGCGGCTAGCATTAGCAGCAAGCAGCTAGCAAAGCAATCAACAGCTACCACTCTCGGCACAGGCAACAACAACAGAGCTAGGCAAGCTACAGCTAGCACTAACATCAACAACATGCAACGGCTAGTAGCTAAGCAACCAACTTCATCCGGCAGCAAGACGCGGCAACAGCAACACGCGCAGCAACAGCAAAATGACACGACAACGCAACAGCATGCATCGGTCAAGCATGCATGGCAACAGCATCCCGCGCAGGCAAGCACAACCGCAGCTTCGGCACAGCAACATCACAGCGGAGGAGATCGACAGGGCGCGGGGAACGGCGAGGCGACGAGCATCTCAGGCAGGTGCGACGCTCGCGAGGGGCGAGTCGACCTGCTGCGGGGCCAAGGCGGCCACGGCGAGGTTGGCACTGGGCCGTGGAGACGCAGCACGACGGGGAAGGAGACGGCGCAGGGGCTCCTGCCGGCGCGGCGAAGCGGCAGGGCTAGCAGCGCAGGTCTTGGAGGGAACGGCCACGGCGGGCAGCGCGGCGCAGGGAGGCGAGCCacgcgaggaggaggggcgaggccaTGGCGAGGGGCAAAGGCCGAGGGCGGCCTGCGGGGCGCTGCTGGCAGCGGGGCTGCAACAGCAGCTTGAGGCCGGCGAGGCAGAGGAGGGGCTAGGAACGGCGGGGAGCAGGGGCGCTCGGCCTGCGCAAGCCGGCGGCGGGCAACAGGCCACGGGAATCGGGGCAGAGAATGGGTTCGAGGAGGGGGGAACGAACGAGAGGAGGGGGCACGAGGGAGACGACAGCGCTCGGGAGATGGGATCGAGCGTTCGCTCTCCCTGGCGCTAGGGTTGGAGGCCTagttggccttgggccggctgggcctctctccctttgggtttttttccctttttaaaaaaaacagagaaacacacacaaaaaaaaaggaCTTAGCAAGTAATAAAAAAAAATACCCTAACTATCAAAATAGCTTGGgcctttttaaacaaataaaaaaatgaaacctttttaagaattaaaataaaacccttttaacaagaaaataaaaataaaccccttttcttgcaaaagaataaaaccaaaccccttaaataaaatgggtctcttgttttaaaaataaacaaaaggaaaaataacgaAACCcagaggggttgcccccacatttaataaaatgactttctttaaaagaagacgaatcttttttttgaagggttaaaacggaaacttttacacaaccccaaaacaaaatcaaagagaagagaggaggggagtggtccgcggtgcaacaggtTTTAGCGGcatggctctcacgcaccctctctcaacactccaacaaaacaacgccactcacaaggcactaacacccaacaacacgacaacaagcaacaccgacaaaacacagttgacatgatgccatgcatgatgccatgatgcaaactaatgatgatgcaaccaacaaaataaaatagccacacgacggaaacggaataaagggggaatcttctggagcgtcggtctcgggctgtcacaaattatgttagtagttgctgcattatttataaaatattgcacgtaggatgtcaaaacattgtttcctcgacggtttccttgaggaaagattgtatgtgatacaaccagaaggttttgtcaatcctaaggatactaacaagtatgcatgctccagcgatccttttatggactggtgcaagcatctcggagttggaatatacactttgatgagatgatcaaagattttgggttttgtacaaggtttaggagaaacttgtatttccaaagaagtgagtgggagcactatagaatttctgataagtatatgtggttgacatattggtgatcagaagtaatgtagaatttctgtaaagcataaaggttgtttgaaaggttttttttcaaaggaagacctggatagagctgcttgaacattgagcatcaagatctatgcatatagatcaaaaatgctaaacataattttcaaatgaaatgcatgccttgacaagtatttgaaggagttcaaaatagatcagcaaagaaggagttcttggctgtgttgtaaggtgtgaatatgagtaagactcaaaagcccgaccacggcagaagaaagaaaaaggacgaaggtcgtcccctatgccttagccatagactctacagtatgccatgatgtgtaccgcacctgatgtgtgccttgccacaagtctgttaagaggtacagagagtgatccaggattgaatcactgaacaacggtcaaagttatccttagtaactaatagactaaggatttttttttctcgattatggaggtggttgaagagttcgtcataaagggttacgttgatgcaagctttgacactaatccgaataactatgtgtagtaaaacggatttgtatagtagagtagatatttggagtatttccaaatagcatgtagtagcagcatctataagatgacataaagatttgtaaagcacacacggatctgaaatattcagaaccattgactaaaacctctctcacgagcaatacgtgatcagaccccagaactatatgggtattggattcattaaaatcacatggtaatgtgaactagattattgactctagtgcaagtgggagactgttggaaatatgccctagaggcaataataaattagttattattatatttccttgttcataataatcgtttattgtccatgctagaattgtattgattggaaattcaaataaatgtgtggatacatagacaacacactgtccctagtgagcctctaattgactagttcgttgataaaagatggtcaaggtttcctcgccataggcaagtgttgtcacttgataacgggatcacatcattatgagaatcatgtgatggacaagacccaaactatgaacatagcatattgatcgtgtcgttttattgctattgttttctacgtgtcaaatatttgttcctatgaccatgagatcatataactcactagcaccggaggaataccttatgtgcatcaaacgtcgcaacgtaactgggtgactataaaggtgctctacaggtatctccgaaggtgtccgttgagttagtatggatcaagactgggatttgtcactccgtgtgacggagaggtatctcggggcccactcggtaatacagcatcacacacaagccttgcaagcaatgtgactaagtgtaagtcacaggtatcttgtattacggaacgagtaaagagacttcccggtaacgagattgaactaggtatgcagataccgacgatcaaatctcgggcaagtaacataccgaaggacaaagggaatgacatacgggattatatgaatccttgacactaaggttcaaccgataagatcttcggagaatatgtaggatccaatatgggcatccaggtcccgctattggatattgaccgaggagtgtctcgggtcatgtctacatagttctcgaacccgcagggtctgcacacttaaggttcggtgacgtttcggtatggttgagttataggtgttggtaaccgaaagttgttcggagtcccagatgagatccaggacatcacgaggagctccggaatggtccggaggtaaagattgatatataggaagtcctattttggtcaccggaaaattttcgggctcatcggtagtgtaccgggagtgctgggaggggtgccggggaccatcgggaggggtgtcacgccccaaggggtctcatgggctatgggaagacataaaccagcccctagtgggctctaataagttcccactaaggcccataaggtttgagaaggaaaaaacacaaggtggaaagaatttccaagtgggaaggtggaatcctactccaagtaggattggagtaggactcctccacctccaatttcggccaaaccttgagggtttgaggctgcctcctcccctccctccctcctatatatactagaggtattgagggtttttgagacacaactttgccacgtgctgctcgatcctataccacgcagtttttcctccgcggagcttaggcgaagccctgtcggagtagatcaacaccaccaccggcgcgccgtcacgctgccgaagaactcttctacctctccgccccctcttgctggatcaagaaggtggagatcgtcatcgagctgtatgtgtgctgaacgcggaggtgccttccgttcggcactagatcggaacggatcgtgggacggttcgtgggacgttcgcggggctgatcgagggacatgaagacgttccactacatcaaccgcgtttcttaatgcttcctgctgtacgatctacaagggtacgtagatccaaatctcctctcgtagatggacatcaccatgatatgtcttcgtgcgcctagaaaattttttgtttcccatgcgacgttttccAAAACTTTTTGCCTTCGGGACGGTTCGCTCGATATTAAGCCTGAATGGCTTGGTTGAATGCCAAGATCAGCCAAATGGTGGTATTCGGGGTATTCGGCCCAAACAAATGCCAATACCCAATACTAGGCCTGAATGCCAACATCTACATCGTTATAGTCGATTCATATATCCTGATCCCTTTGAGGTACTCATACGTGCTCAGGTACTCATAAAGCCCTTCGCTATGAGTTGTACACGTGATGTATGACGGTGTTCCATCCATATAGTTATACTCCTATTTTATAGACAATTTGTGCTATTTAAAATTCAACTGGTAATTGTTATAATTACCACTACCACAAAGGAGAAAAGGTTGACGGCACAGTTACACTCCACCGAAGCAGTTGAATGCAAGCGTGAATGTAGATGATGTCAAGGTTGGTGGCTTGCAACATGCCTTATGTCCAGTTCAAACCGTGCAACAATCACCTGACCATCTCATGTTGCGCCGCATTGATTGATGCAATGTACGTAGATGGCTATATATAACATTGCTAGACAGTGATGGATCCATAAGccaagagaagaagagagaaagtGAGCTGGGCTGCGGGCCGAGGGCAAGAGCAGTATAGTGCAGTAGCAATGGGTGTGCGAGGAGAGCCAGCGCAAACCGCTTGCTGAGACAAGCGAGTGGATCTCCGGTGTGCACAACACATGCCTAGCGCCTAGCATGCCGTGCCTTCCAAGCCAGATGAAGAAATTAAGAGAACTTGTGGAGGAGAAAAGAGAGGAGCTGCGTGGATCCAGGTCTCAAGATCCGACCGAGCTTCAGGAGTCAGGACCATGTTTCACTGACGCAAAAGTAGCGATGAACCACCACACCCAAAAAGATGACCGGCGAAGGACCAATGAAATGCCATTATAACTTATTCAAGTACAGAAGAAGATGCCATTACTCGGTGTAATATGCTGAGGAACTACATATACGGTATGATTTATTATTTCAAGGTCCAATTATTAGAGATGCACAAGAACCGTATCTGTGGTTTTGCTTTGGCTGCCGGAGCAGAAACAGAACATGTATTTGCCGAAAACGTCAACAGGCAAGATACCCGCCGTAGCAAGATAAGATCATCTTTCCTCACAGCTCTGCCCTAGACTCCTCGTCGATGCCGTCATCTTTGTGTGTGGCCAGTGCCTTTATAATGGACTCATATATCCCAATTCCTTTGAGGTACTCATCTTTGCTCAGGAACTGCAAGACATGCACAGATCTTAAGCATTTGTACAGAACATTGGTACTTTCTTGTGTATAAACTATAAACGATAAGAGCATGACCAATATGTTGCTATTTCAGTTGTCAGGTACTGTAGGTGCACGTTGATGTGTCTAGTTCTAAAGCTATGCTATTCTATTTGGGAAAGACAATCGATTTTTTCAGTAAGTTGATGGCTTGAGGTATTTAAATGgagcttggtggcacaaacctcgTTATGATCATGAAGCAGTACTGGTGTGTTCGCCATAGGGGAAAAGCCGAAAGCTGGTATCCCAATTTCCCGGAAATAACGAGCATCAGTGGAAGCCGGAAATATCTCCGGCTTGCCAAGTTTGCCACCAGCTCTCTTCACAGATTCTTCAAACACAGGCCACCATGGGTTTGAGCTGTCAGCAATTGTCATGGCTGGTTTCCCAAACTTGTCAAGGACAGAGCCCTTCTGCTTGAACTGTCAAACAGACATCAAGAAGAAACATGATTACAAAACTTATGCACCACGTAATATTATACTTCCAAAATTGCCgaaattaaaataaaaggaaactcTCAGCTCAACTGCTCCTTTGTTTTGCCCATCAAAATGTTACACTAGCATTATTCGTTCACTAGCTTTTTTTATCTGCCTTTCACAAATTTTCAGCAATGCATTGCCTTTGAAGCATTTATAGTAGGCACAAACTAAACATGAATCAGTTTTCACCAATAAAACTTCAGGCTTTAGTACACCAGCTGAAATACTCCTTTCTTACAGTCTTTTAACACACTAGATAGTCAGAAAAAACACCCTCAACCCCAGTACCCAGTAAGAAGTACTAATACAAACTACCACAGCAAACCTCAATAATTACTTAAACCCTTCAACTGAATGAATAATTACAAGATAATTAACCTTCTTCAATTATTCTAGAAAACTTTCTACCTTAATTTTGTGTTAgatatttcttttttttcataATTTAAAAGACAAATCAAAAGATTTAAGGTCCAAAAGAAGAATGACAAATAAACCTTCATTTCATATGGGCATCCCCTATGACGAAGAACACAATTCAAGAAACATCACATATAATGTAAGCTCTCCACATGGATGACAATGTGTTGACCAGGCATAAGTAATTGTCCTGTCAAGAACATCATACCTCAAAGGTCAAGTTGCGTGAACAAGGTGCCCATTCTTCAGCAAGACGCTTCTCTAGTGCTTCAGTATGAACACTAGGAGGGATTCGAATGTCAATTCCTACCTCTgcttcagatggttgtagattcatCACAAAACCCTGAAATGAGAGTGAAAATAGACTTATTAACTGAAAACATGAGTCAATCAGGGTGAACTTGATAGCAAAGTGTTCTCCTTTTGACAAAAACAACATGACTACGATAGCAAATAATTGCAATGAATTCAAGAtgaatataaaataaataattccTAGTCAAAGGAACTAATTGCTCAATTTGAACAAACATCAAATATGAAACCTATGGACTGTGTCATCTGGAAATAAATTTAAAATACGTAGGTTAATCAAGAAAAAGGGTCACGTTAGCAAATGAGCAAGCGATCAAGTACTCAAGCTGCTTATATTTTTAACTGATGTTGTGAAGGATCGAGTAGCAATTCGTAAATTACACTTAGCACATTGTGATCAAGAACTTGAATAAACTAACCGTGGGTGTTGGTGTTCCAGCCTTCAAGTACGCAAAATTCACCGATACAACGTCCCCTTCAGCTTTCTCTCCAGACTTAACCAAATCAAACTGAGCTGTCCTGAACCTCCGAAGAGCCTCCACACTTTTCATTAAATTCTCCATTGCGCTACCATCATACAACTTTGCACCATGCCCTGGCGCTCCCTTTGCTTTAATAGTAAGCCACCAAGGACTACGCTCTGCATAGAACACCCGGTACTCCTCCCCAGGGGATGCAAGCCCTTCATCAAGAACCAATCCCACATTCAGCTCCTTGAATTCCTTCGATGCGACAAATAGCTCAACACCCTCATGTCCACCAATCTCCTCATCAGGAACAAATATTATATATATGTTCCGATCTGGGACAAAGCCCGCATTACGAAGACGC harbors:
- the LOC123408699 gene encoding aminoacylase-1, giving the protein MRIPPMAGLTKIFLPLLLLLSVAAAASPSSDAEAVSRFQEYLRIDTAQPTPDYAAAVAFLRDQAAPAGLEARTLEFAAGKPLLLLRWPGRRPSLPSILLNSHTDVVPSEPKKWEHAPLSATLDEASGRIYARGSQDMKCVGMQYLEAIRRLRNAGFVPDRNIYIIFVPDEEIGGHEGVELFVASKEFKELNVGLVLDEGLASPGEEYRVFYAERSPWWLTIKAKGAPGHGAKLYDGSAMENLMKSVEALRRFRTAQFDLVKSGEKAEGDVVSVNFAYLKAGTPTPTGFVMNLQPSEAEVGIDIRIPPSVHTEALEKRLAEEWAPCSRNLTFEFKQKGSVLDKFGKPAMTIADSSNPWWPVFEESVKRAGGKLGKPEIFPASTDARYFREIGIPAFGFSPMANTPVLLHDHNEFLSKDEYLKGIGIYESIIKALATHKDDGIDEESRAEL